In a genomic window of Oncorhynchus kisutch isolate 150728-3 linkage group LG9, Okis_V2, whole genome shotgun sequence:
- the arrb2b gene encoding arrestin, beta 2b isoform X3, whose translation MVETTRSFLLSDRSLHLEASLDKELYYHGEPISVNVHVTNNSTKTVKRMKISVRQYADICLFSTAQYKCPVAQEEADDQVSPSSTFCKVYTLTPMLTNNREKRGLALDGKLKHEDTNLASSTIVKEVSNKEVLGILVSYRVKVKLVVSRGGDVSVELPFVLMHPKPSDQHISRPQSAVPETDAPVDANLIEFETNNFSQDDDFVFEDFARLRLKGMKDDEDDHFC comes from the exons ATGGTGGAGACGACGCGATCCTTCCTACTGTCAGATAGATCCCTACATCTAGAGGCCTCACTGGATAAAGAG cTCTACTACCATGGAGAGCCTATCAGTGTGAATGTCCATGTCACCAACAACTCCACCAAAACAGTGAAGAGGATGAAAATTTCAG TGCGTCAGTATGCCGATATCTGTCTGTTCAGTACGGCTCAGTACAAGTGTCCTGTTGCACAGGAGGAGGCAGA tgaccagGTGTCCCCCAGCAGTACGTTCTGTAAGGTGTACACCCTGACTCCCATGCTCACCaataacagagagaagagaggcctGGCTCTGGATGGGAAGCTGAAGCACGAAGACACCAACCTGGCCTCCAGCACCAT AGTGAAAGAGGTGTCCAATAAGGAGGTTCTGGGGATCCTGGTGTCCTACAGAGTCAAGGTGAAACTAGTGGTGTCCCGTGGCGG CGACGTGTCGGTGGAGCTACCTTTTGTCCTGATGCACCCCAAACCCTCAGACCAACACATTTCCAGACCTCAATCAG CCGTCCCAGAAACTGATGCCCCAGTGGACGCTAACCTTATAGAGTTTGAGACAaa TAATTTCTCTCAGGATGATGACTTTGTGTTCGAGGACTTTGCCCGTCTCCGACTGAAAGGAATGAAGGACGATGAGGATGACCACTTCTGCTAA
- the arrb2b gene encoding arrestin, beta 2b isoform X2 codes for MGDKAGTRVFKKSSPNCKLTVYLGKRDFVDHLDHVDPVDGVLLIDPEYLKDRKVFVTLTCAFRYGREDLDVLGLSFRKDLYISTFQAFPAATTEEERKPLSHLQERLLKKLGQHAHPFNFTIPQNLPCSVTLQPGPEDTGKACGVDFEVRAFCARTVEEKIHKRNSVRLVIRKVQYAPEKPGPQPMVETTRSFLLSDRSLHLEASLDKELYYHGEPISVNVHVTNNSTKTVKRMKISVRQYADICLFSTAQYKCPVAQEEADDQVSPSSTFCKVYTLTPMLTNNREKRGLALDGKLKHEDTNLASSTIVKEVSNKEVLGILVSYRVKVKLVVSRGGDVSVELPFVLMHPKPSDQHISRPQSAVPETDAPVDANLIEFETNNFSQDDDFVFEDFARLRLKGMKDDEDDHFC; via the exons aGTCTTCAAGAAGTCCAGTCCCAACTGCAAG ctcactGTATACCTGGGAAAGAGAGACTTTGTGGATCACCTAGACCATGTAGATCCAGTGG ATGGAGTGCTACTAATAGACCCAGAGTACCTAAAAGACCGTAAag tctTTGTGACTCTGACCTGTGCGTTCCGGTATGGCCGTGAGGACCTGGACGTTCTGGGTTTGTCCTTTAGGAAAGACCTCTACATCTCCACCTTCCAGGCCTTCCCCGCCGCCACCACAGAGGAGGAGCGGAAACCACTCAGCCACCTGCAGGAGAGACTGCTGAAGAAGCTGGGCCAGCACGCACACCCGTTCAACTTCACC ATCCCTCAGAACCTGCCCTGCTCAGTCACTCTACAGCCAGGACCAGAGGACACGGGGAAG GCTTGTGGAGTGGACTTTGAGGTCAGAGCCTTCTGCGCCAGGACTGTAGAGGAGAAAATACACAAAAG GAACTCTGTGCGTCTGGTGATCCGTAAGGTGCAGTACGCCCCTGAGAAGCCTGGTCCTCAGCCCATGGTGGAGACGACGCGATCCTTCCTACTGTCAGATAGATCCCTACATCTAGAGGCCTCACTGGATAAAGAG cTCTACTACCATGGAGAGCCTATCAGTGTGAATGTCCATGTCACCAACAACTCCACCAAAACAGTGAAGAGGATGAAAATTTCAG TGCGTCAGTATGCCGATATCTGTCTGTTCAGTACGGCTCAGTACAAGTGTCCTGTTGCACAGGAGGAGGCAGA tgaccagGTGTCCCCCAGCAGTACGTTCTGTAAGGTGTACACCCTGACTCCCATGCTCACCaataacagagagaagagaggcctGGCTCTGGATGGGAAGCTGAAGCACGAAGACACCAACCTGGCCTCCAGCACCAT AGTGAAAGAGGTGTCCAATAAGGAGGTTCTGGGGATCCTGGTGTCCTACAGAGTCAAGGTGAAACTAGTGGTGTCCCGTGGCGG CGACGTGTCGGTGGAGCTACCTTTTGTCCTGATGCACCCCAAACCCTCAGACCAACACATTTCCAGACCTCAATCAG CCGTCCCAGAAACTGATGCCCCAGTGGACGCTAACCTTATAGAGTTTGAGACAaa TAATTTCTCTCAGGATGATGACTTTGTGTTCGAGGACTTTGCCCGTCTCCGACTGAAAGGAATGAAGGACGATGAGGATGACCACTTCTGCTAA
- the arrb2b gene encoding arrestin, beta 2b isoform X1 encodes MEDDGILEQVFKKSSPNCKLTVYLGKRDFVDHLDHVDPVDGVLLIDPEYLKDRKVFVTLTCAFRYGREDLDVLGLSFRKDLYISTFQAFPAATTEEERKPLSHLQERLLKKLGQHAHPFNFTIPQNLPCSVTLQPGPEDTGKACGVDFEVRAFCARTVEEKIHKRNSVRLVIRKVQYAPEKPGPQPMVETTRSFLLSDRSLHLEASLDKELYYHGEPISVNVHVTNNSTKTVKRMKISVRQYADICLFSTAQYKCPVAQEEADDQVSPSSTFCKVYTLTPMLTNNREKRGLALDGKLKHEDTNLASSTIVKEVSNKEVLGILVSYRVKVKLVVSRGGDVSVELPFVLMHPKPSDQHISRPQSAVPETDAPVDANLIEFETNNFSQDDDFVFEDFARLRLKGMKDDEDDHFC; translated from the exons aGTCTTCAAGAAGTCCAGTCCCAACTGCAAG ctcactGTATACCTGGGAAAGAGAGACTTTGTGGATCACCTAGACCATGTAGATCCAGTGG ATGGAGTGCTACTAATAGACCCAGAGTACCTAAAAGACCGTAAag tctTTGTGACTCTGACCTGTGCGTTCCGGTATGGCCGTGAGGACCTGGACGTTCTGGGTTTGTCCTTTAGGAAAGACCTCTACATCTCCACCTTCCAGGCCTTCCCCGCCGCCACCACAGAGGAGGAGCGGAAACCACTCAGCCACCTGCAGGAGAGACTGCTGAAGAAGCTGGGCCAGCACGCACACCCGTTCAACTTCACC ATCCCTCAGAACCTGCCCTGCTCAGTCACTCTACAGCCAGGACCAGAGGACACGGGGAAG GCTTGTGGAGTGGACTTTGAGGTCAGAGCCTTCTGCGCCAGGACTGTAGAGGAGAAAATACACAAAAG GAACTCTGTGCGTCTGGTGATCCGTAAGGTGCAGTACGCCCCTGAGAAGCCTGGTCCTCAGCCCATGGTGGAGACGACGCGATCCTTCCTACTGTCAGATAGATCCCTACATCTAGAGGCCTCACTGGATAAAGAG cTCTACTACCATGGAGAGCCTATCAGTGTGAATGTCCATGTCACCAACAACTCCACCAAAACAGTGAAGAGGATGAAAATTTCAG TGCGTCAGTATGCCGATATCTGTCTGTTCAGTACGGCTCAGTACAAGTGTCCTGTTGCACAGGAGGAGGCAGA tgaccagGTGTCCCCCAGCAGTACGTTCTGTAAGGTGTACACCCTGACTCCCATGCTCACCaataacagagagaagagaggcctGGCTCTGGATGGGAAGCTGAAGCACGAAGACACCAACCTGGCCTCCAGCACCAT AGTGAAAGAGGTGTCCAATAAGGAGGTTCTGGGGATCCTGGTGTCCTACAGAGTCAAGGTGAAACTAGTGGTGTCCCGTGGCGG CGACGTGTCGGTGGAGCTACCTTTTGTCCTGATGCACCCCAAACCCTCAGACCAACACATTTCCAGACCTCAATCAG CCGTCCCAGAAACTGATGCCCCAGTGGACGCTAACCTTATAGAGTTTGAGACAaa TAATTTCTCTCAGGATGATGACTTTGTGTTCGAGGACTTTGCCCGTCTCCGACTGAAAGGAATGAAGGACGATGAGGATGACCACTTCTGCTAA